The region AATACCGTAACCCAGATTCACTTCAACAGGTACTCCGAAGATGTATTCAAGATTTTTTGTCATAACTATATAGGCAGCGAAATTCTGATCCTCTTCATATTGGTACAGGGAGTCATCGGAGTCCTTGAAATACTCGTAGTTCTTCTCTCCAATAATGTTCTGGCAGCCCACAGCCAGCGCCGGAGTGTTGATCCGTTCGCTGAAGACAAGCACGCGGACATTTCCCGAGATTCCTGCATCACCGAGCCAGGTTGCACCTATCTGTGCCCTGTTGAAAAGACCTATTTCAAGGTGTCCGCCAATAGCAAAATCACTTTCCGATGTGCTGTCAGCGAGTTCATAACTGAAGGCGGTGAGCGAACCGCCAATTGTTATCTGTGTATGCTGAAGCACAGTTGCGGTTGGTGTGTCAATAAGACCTGAACGGGAGAATGGAAGAGAACCGGCGTTACTGACGGATACCGCAATACCTGCAATAAGAACGAGGATTAATACAAATTTCATTCAAGCCCTCCTAACATCGTATTAAGATATGAATCTATGATTTATTGTGCAATGGGCTGCATCAGGCCAGGGTAGCCGTAATTATCAATTCTCCGGGCCAGGATGTTCCGAAGGGTGAACCGTCAAAAGCACCCATTACTTCCATAATCCTGAAACCACTCATCTCAAGGAGGTGTTCAGCCTCATACCTGAAAAGATACCTCATATTGAAGGAATGCACTGTTCTTTCCGTCCGTCCATCAGGATACTCTGAAAGATAGATCATTTCACAG is a window of Candidatus Aegiribacteria sp. DNA encoding:
- a CDS encoding YjbH domain-containing protein; translated protein: MKFVLILVLIAGIAVSVSNAGSLPFSRSGLIDTPTATVLQHTQITIGGSLTAFSYELADSTSESDFAIGGHLEIGLFNRAQIGATWLGDAGISGNVRVLVFSERINTPALAVGCQNIIGEKNYEYFKDSDDSLYQYEEDQNFAAYIVMTKNLEYIFGVPVEVNLGYGIGRFKQGEYADSDGISNPIRGLFGALSIHPAHNVSIIVEWDGRDANLGVSYTMNRNVRFMAAAAELEQLSRGSERNRMDVMQNVKFSIGVEFTIGPFINRTTLEPFEQLRQDEDSELLQQLEEIRSHAKEDIDEFEDDIP